In Carassius auratus strain Wakin chromosome 41, ASM336829v1, whole genome shotgun sequence, the DNA window TGAAGGCTCTTTTAAACAGATAATCCAGAAAATGTCCTACCTCTGTGAACAAGAAGAATATCATTTTCATTAACTGGCCGGTGCACCATATCTGAGTCCAGCTGTCCAGCCAGAAGATGTTCATAAAACCACTCACACCTGTCTTTAAATGGCTGAGAAAAGGGAGGTAAACAAAGATCtattaaaacataattacattGATTAAACCCTGTTGCACAGCACTTACATCCCAGATGAACAGGCCAGAAACATATTTTAGACAAGGAGGCTGAATGCTCACAAGCACACAGCCCCAATGATCTTCAACTACAGTAGCTCAATCTAAATATTATACCagccattttcttttcttttatgagGTTTGCAATTTATGCGATCATATTAGCATGTCAGCAGTTTTTACACACTGATTTGTGTGATTTTGTGATTTCTTTCAAATGAAAATTACATACATTATTAAAACTAATACATAAAATCACTTCACCAGGGTTGAAAACTGAATTCACATTTTGAGCAATACAAAagttattagtaatattattgttcataataaaatactttttgtaataAGTGAAAAATTATCTGGCAACagagctgtgcaaaaaaaaacaaaaacaaaaaaaattggtgggggcttaaatatttcatttctgaCAAAATATTTTGACAGTATTACTAATCAATTCTGTTAGCATGTCTActgatttttatcaaataaaaatgtaatttacaacattaataaataaaataaaacctacactaatattgtttttaataatgttgttcatataaataataataataacagatggGGAAAAATCTAACAACAGAGCTGTGCTCTgttttaactaaatattatatttttgacaATTAAGTTCagttaaacaaacattttatactctttttatttttatattttaaatataaatatttaacattttaaatatacatttaaaattgtacagCAGTGCCATAATTTGAATTGATAAAACCTTGAAAACATAAGAGATGGGACAGCAGAACCAGGACCACCATTTAAAGAAGAGGGATGCAGATGtgttgtattaaaaaataattgaaaatattattttcatgcaaTGTTAATTTTAAGTTAGATGCCAGTTTATCAGACACACAGTATACATACATCTTATATATTTAGATGAAATATTATGAAGACAAATATTCTACTCCTGAAAATAACATGTGATTTTCAATTCCATCGAGACTCCTTGTTTTTATGGGCCATGTGGAAACTGTGGGGCCCTGATGATGTCCACATCTGTGACAGGATCTAATGAGCAAACTGTACATCAGCTATTTCAGTGTCTCGTCATGCTTACCTGTCCTTTAATAATATGCATGAAGCGGGACATGAGCTCAGGGCACTCCAGCAGGAAGTGGAAATGGTTGAAGATGATTGTGGGATTCCTGGgaacaataaattattttgagaAACTGTTTTGTAAGCAAAGGCCTAAACATGTATATGTGCATAGCACCCATACATACACACCACAAGCCTTAAACTTAAAGAGGtcttattatgctcttttacaaagtcttgattttgttttgggggtgtactagaacaggctgtCAGACTAAGTTACTAAAAAAccttattacaacacctctctccccagtctgacATGAACAGCTTGAATAGTTCCTGTATTAAATGAAGGCTCTCCTTCTGAAAtacgaaatgtgctgtgattggttagctgggccagagtgtgttgtgattggcagcactCTGTGCCCTTACCATAGGCACCTGCGAGCttcagggtgctttcacactagcacttttggtgcgcgTGGGTTCGATTGACGTCAGAGTTTGGtttgtttggatgatgtgaacgccgTCTTCCAAACTCAGGTGCGCACCCGCAAACTGTACCTGAGTCTGCTTAAAAAGGGTGAGGTTCATGTGAACTCCAGAACGATTCGCTGCTGATGTGAATGTAATCGTACCAAATCGCGCAAGTGAACTACAATTAATGACattgatttataaaaatgtgtttcactcaCTGTTCTCACAAGCGTGACTGATGTGCTGCAAGCAGAAAGCTATAAGTCTCATTTCTGTTCCCCTTCaacgttctttagagcatttgCAGTACATTCGCAAGACACAATTAAGTGCCGTTATGTACCAAAGCTTTGTAAACTAAACAAACGGTTCAAAATTGTGAAGAGAGCAACATTATACATTTGCCACCTTCTCCTGCACCGTCATTACTAACcaacggggtaaacagctgctaGCTTGATGACATAAACAACCACAGTTCagacccaaataaaataatatgaacgcAGTCTAGCGGAGGCAGGAGGAAGGGGAGCAATTGAACTCGGACAAGGTAagcgaaccaagtgtgaaagaACACTCAGTGTAAATATTGCGTCAGAGGATATAAACCCGGATGATTGTAACAGCTCTAAGTTTctttctctagtgcagctcagcCAGGTCTACACCAATTCGTCGATATTTGTGAGATCACAAATCCCGGACAATATGTGTGTAATCCAAACAAGTAATTCGTTGTGGtttttaaaagtgatttctgttaagtAAAATATCACCTTTTGAAGTGGTCTTcgagctttgtaactttgtttttattttcaaacagcAACAtaacagactaactaaagttgaaaaagtgaaaaagcataataggacccctttaagatTATAGAAGAGGTCTACTTGAAATTTCAACTCTATCATTATCTACTATTGTACTATTACTAatccttgtgtcattccaaaacgcatgcatgttttgtcatttttagtagacattttaaaataatttgaatgcagCTCTTTCGTGGTGCATCTCGTCCAGAATTGGTGTGTTTCGTTACTATGGGATTATGAGatgccataaaaataaaaataaaaattgcacatGAACACCTAAGCTTCCATGGAGGAGAATATTTAagttaataaaatttattttaggtTAATTTTGTTTATcacatacactgctgttcaaacgTTTGGAGTCATGAAGACTTTTTggcaacactttagaatagggaacacatattcactattaactaagagttCTACCTGAACAAACTCCATAACTGCtgcatattaataattaataagctagttgttaagtttaggtatggagtcggattaagggatctaaaacatgcagaaaaatgcattaatatgtttaatatcttactgacccaaaaacTTCTCAGTGCTAGTGTACATCATGTACATCTACAGCTAACGTACAGATAGTATCCTTTTTTACtctcttaataaataaatgcattgaaaTAAATCGCTCTCGACTTACCTCGTCACAAAACACTTGAGCACTTCATCATGTTTACAGACAAACTCAATGAATCGAGGGGAGGTCATGCTAGATATcagggaagaaaaaagaaaagtcatgACAGTCTATTTATCATGCATTAATTAAAGAGTGATTAAATGGTCTAATAACATTATCATTAGAAAGGCAGAGGGGTCAGGGTAAGGAGACATTATGAACACTCACACCGAATGAGCTCATGAGCAGATGTCTATTAAAACACTATTCTTGGATCTCCTGTACTTCCCATAAACTTTACAGGGCAAGTGAAGCCACTTCACCACTTTTAAAGTTCACATACTTTtattgatgcttttatccaaagtggccCACAGTGCATTTAAACTATACATTTTGTCACTATGCATGTTCCcgctgggaatcaaacccatgacattAGCAATGCCAGCACCATGGACAAGATCTCATTACTATTGAGATGTACGAACAAGCTGTTCTCTGCAGTTTAGTTTCTAAAATTGTCCGTGTGAAGTGGAAAGAAACTTTAAAGTTTGAGGTCAGTCTTACCCATGTGGCATCTGACAGGAACAGCACATGTAGAAGGCCTGGATCACAGCACTCAGGCGATTGGCTATCATAGAGATGACATCCTGACCATCAGCACAACCCTCCGGAGTCTTCATCATCGACTTGGCCTCCAGCAACAGTGGGGGATTTTCGCTGGCAACGGAGGGGTCGACCTCCTGGTTTTTCAGGAAGAGTGACGCAATGTCATTTCCCGAGGATGAGGTTGTTGCGTCTGTGCTCTCCTTATCCATCTCAGTGGAGATGAGGACCAGCCATTCTTCAAGAGAGTGCCACAGCAGCTCCAGAGGCTAGACAGCAACACGAGAGAACATCACTTCAACAAAGATGTGCTGTACAAGACCAGAGCAGGAGAGACAGCTTTGGTATTTCCAATTGTGAGAAACGATTTCATTCTACAGCAGCCTGCATGTTCATCTATGCAGTTTTCGATGATAGGGTGATGTGATATattgatatttacagtatatgctaTATGACACTGTGAATATCGGTCTGATCTTATTAGAATTCTTGTGTTGGGACTTCCATGAAAACATTAAGACagatatttggtaacactttagaataaggttccattagttaatgttagttaactactttcgttaacatgaactaagcaagaacaatccttctacagcatttataaatcttagttcatgttaatttcaacatttactaatgcattatttaaatcaaaagttgtgcttgttaacattagttaatgcactgtgaattaccatgaataactgtattttcattaactaacattaacgaagatgaataaatacagtaataaatgtattattcattgtttgttcatgttaattaatacattaactaacattaactaatggaaccttattctaaagtgttaccagatattttaataatatctcAGGCTAAAACATCAACTTTAAATATGTCAACAAATTCGGCagttttgattcatttttatGAATCAATTCTTATATATAGTCTCTTTTTGACACGGACTCAGTCAAAAATGTTCACTGAAGTCTCTGCATGGTAGTTGTTTTAAAACGGTTTAGTAAATATGAGAGATGAGAGAAAGGCGCAGCCGCGGGGCGACCCTCCTGCCTATGACTGTGCCCCGTGCGAGCCTCTTCACACGGGTCGTGGCAAGCGGCGGAACTGAGACGGTGCCAGCGCCAAAGTCCCGTTTAAAGTAAGACATTACCACAAAAGCCCAGTTGAAGGCAAACTTCAGCTTTGTACACTGAAACATAAACTGTGACAGCCTCTTTCAGCCTCCATTACTAGCAACGAACTACATTAACGCTAACATTAGTGGCGTGCTCTAATGCTAGTATTTTCTGTCACTCAGGATTTGTTCAGAGATGAACACCGCCATCTAGCAGTCGGGAAATAAACTCAAAATGAAACAACTGCCATTAATCTTATATgattattcattgtttttttataaatatcgaTATAccatttttgagaatcgatatTATATCGCCAAACTAAATATTGTGATACTCGCGTGTATCGATATTTTCTTGCACCCCTACCTTAAACACCTGGTTACGTGGTGTCTTGTTTCCGTTGTAACCCATGTCTTTCCCGTTGTTTGGGGAGGACGGCCCAAGACAGAACACATGACAGAAGATCCGGATAATTCGGAGCAAACTCTTTGTTTGGACCTCAAAGTTACTGGACAAGCTGAATGGAAACAGAGTGAGAAATACATTTGCTTAAAGGAAGTACTTAGTAATAAAATTCCTCAAGAATTGTGGATAACACACACCTCAGAAGTTTGTGTCCATTTGTGGTTGCCACCTCAGCCAAGCTGGTCAACATCATTTGGTAGCTGGAGTCACTCTGCTGTGAAACATGTTCTAGGACCTGCCTTAACTTAAAaatcatattcaaaatgtaaaaagacaCTTATGTACATAAACTCATCAAGAAACATAGATGGGGGGAAAAGAGACATACCATGTTCTCTTTAATGTCATCATCCTGGGTCATCTGTATCAGTGTCTGAAACAGTCTGCTATGGTGCTGGATGAGAATTTCACATGTTTCACCATATCCACCCTAAAAGTAGTTACACATTAGTAACCTGCGTATGAATACCTGAGTGTGTGGATATTATGTACACATGCTGCATTCACCTGCACACACAGGTCAAGTGGTGTAACCCCATTCTTGTCTGGCAAATACTTGGCTCCCCTGAGGAGCAGTATCTGTGCGGTGTCCCTCTGACCATGACTGCAATACAATGACAAAATCTTGTAAATTGCATGAATATCAATATCTTTCATCCCGGGGAACAAGTTTATATCCTAGTTCTTGAGTGCATCAAGAACACGGCAGATTTGAATGAATGAAGTGAATGATGACTATGTTAATGACAAACTTTCTTCTGATCCTCACATAAAGCTATCAAAATGGCTTGGAAGACTTGAGTTCGAGGTCTGGCTCAAGGTCTTTCCACAGTCTGGTGTCCCTCTATACTCTTCTGTTGCTTCCTGCCTCTCTCCATTATTCCTATTAAGGCAAGAGTGCTGAAAGAACTAAAATTGGTCCTGGATGTAGCACATAAGTCATATGGATTAATGCCAGAAAGTATGCAAATATGCATAACATGCACTCATCTATGGAGTAGGTGAAGAGCTACCTTACCTAGCTGTAAACATGTTAAGAGTTAACCAACTAGCTCAGCAACATTCTCTTTATATCAGCAGTTGTCAATGTTTCTAACTACAATAGCCAAAGAACCCCTAGACCTAGTTTTGTCTTATCTGtcgaaacacaacacttgaattagggatgcacaatattatatttttacagatATCCAATATATTTCAACTAATatatatgtcacattttattattaggtctttcgacacatatattttttaccaaataaaaaggaccgcacttttagagttcatcccactatctGATGTGAgaataagtattggaacagttgaatttaaggcagatgcaAAAGattaaagctaatatttagtttcagatcccttgcatgcaatcagagcagtgagtctgcaacacatagacatcaccagactcttggtcttatgctttgaaatgcttttctccagcctttattgcagccaattccaactttTGCTTGTTTGGCGGGAGGTTCTGTCTTTAGTGTCCTCTTCagatggtgaaattaatgtttaatCAGATTTAAATTGGGAGCTTGATTTGGggaatctaagactttacatttatttgccctgataaagtccttgactgcaCTGGTAgggtgctttgggtcattgtcccaATCCAAtttgaagtgctttctaatgagtttgatgccatttcttgaatattggtagccaagatgattttgtacccttccaaattcattctgcaaCTGCCATCATTCATTAAGTCATCATTCAAATAAAGAGGTcatgttctagagacagccaagCATGCttatgccatgacaccacctccaccaagctttacagatgaggttgtgTGCcaaggatcatttgcagttccctttgTTTCCACACTTTTGTTCTGTTCCAATACttctgctcacatcagatagggagatgaaactctaaaagtgctgatcttcttagctgcTAAAACACCTTTGTggtgaatcacccaataataaatgtgacattctgtagttttgtatcatattcatattttgactccacagcaaacagaacaattctgtctttactgttccaatacatATGAAGCATCCTTAACGTGAAACAAATATGCATAGCTAGACATATTGCACTTATATATTTGCATACTTCTTAGGTCAGAACAAGCCCAGATTTCCTGTTTTAAAAACCTATTAAGCTCATGTTTAATTACTCTATTTAATTATCTGTTGTGAGGCATGTTAGTgttgatcatcatcatcagtcttgAGTGGACTGATATCAGTGGCAAAATGCTAAATTCTCATTAGCCTGTCCTTTCAGCAAAGAAAGTTGAATTTCCTTGTTATTCTCGTCAAACTCACAAGAAAGCTTTGTGTTTAAAGgatataagctaaaaaaaaacatctgtacaAACCCCTAATTTTCCTAATTATGCTTCTTGTGTAGTCAGAAAGCATCCAGATTCAGTCACTGAATGGAAGTTAATTTTCTTAAAGGGTCACATTCTAATTGTTGACCACACACTTCCAGTTCAGGCGGCTTGAAATAAACAGTAATCATGGTAAACATTATACATTTGCATTGGCAGCTGGTAGTGCTGGGGTTGAAGATGCTTAGCTGCTCACCTGCAGGCGAAATAGAGTGGAGTCGCTCCAGAGACATTGGGCCTGTTGATGTCCGCTCCACTGTCCAGGAGACACTGCACTGTCTATGAGAAACACAAATCATCACATTAACCTTCTTTTGAACTTCTCTGGCTGGAAATCCTGTAATCAAGTCTGCAAGTTATGTAGTCAGAGAGTTTCCGTACAGTCTTGTGTCCGTTCTGGCAGGCCACATGTAAGGCTGTCTGGCCCATGGCGTCCTCCACGTCCACATTAGACACATGCTGCACCAGGTCATGAAGAAGCTCTGTCCTTCCATTCACTGCCAGCCAATGAATCTAATGGCATGAGATAATGAGATAATTAAATTTTAGTAAAAACAGTActacattaatacaaaaaaataaaaatacttataatatatattagagaTTTGGTTGTACCTggtgtaataatgaacataatcCACATatgtattctaatttatttatttatttgcagtagCCATTGCTGTGCTGTAACCCAAATACTTGAATTAAGTTTAATTAGAATAATTTAGTTTATACCTTTATATTAGtttctttattaaaatgattaataaatgtcaataaaaaaaaagttttaaaatgggTTCAGCAGGAGTGAATAAAAAGCTGGTTTCCAGAATACATATCTGTAATAattgtttacaaataaaatgaactggcaacttttgtgtgtgtgttatttcacAGCTTTGATgactttactattattttaaaatacagacaaaatgcagtataaaaaaaaaaacattagaaaaaaaaaataattaaaataataataataataataataattattattattattattattattactattattgttattttatatatacacatatatacatacatacatgcacacacatatataaaccaATTTCAGAATCATAACTatgcaaatgtgttgttattattatagtacAGCATACTCACAGCAGTGAGACCttcattattacaaatattaacatCAGCATTGTACTCTAACAGTCTGCCCATACACTTCTTCTGTCTGTGAAAATATAAGACAACATGGGATCATGGGACATCATGGGACTCAGCACAGATGCATTTCTAGGTTACAATTTTTGCATGCAATACACACAAATGCTTAGGCTATGTAAACAAAGCATGCATAGGGAAGTCCTAAGAGTTTTGTtaggtaaatttttttttttttaaataaaaaaaaaaatttttttttttacaatgattgtttgatttttaaaacacaatgtgACGTGAGTCTTCTGTTTCTATAATACGAACACAAGTTTGACGCGTATTAGATCGACAGATATACCATGCGCTCTTATACTGTATTCTGTCGATATTTTAGCTAAATCTGCTTCAGTAAGTAATAACGTCTACATTCAATAaagtgaagtgagtgaagtgacattcagccaagtatggtgacccatactcagaatttgtgctctgcatttaacccatccgaaatgcacacacacagagcagtgaacacacacacactgtgaacacacacctggagcagtgggcagccatttatgctgcggcgcccggggagcatttgggggttcgatgccttgctcaagggcacctaagtcatggtattgaaggtggagagagagctgttcatgcactacccccacccacaattccgtccggcccgagactagaactcacaacccttcgattgggagtctgactctctaaccattaggccacgacttcccctgataatatataaatagatataataGATAAATACTGGATAACAAATCActgaagatttatttattatttattttcaagagaCAGTACGTTTAACATGTTGTTTGTGTAATTAACATGCTTAAATGGTCTAACAACAAAGCATTCAACACTACAAACACGGGCCTTCAGAAGGATGCCAAGAACTAAAATCTTTAAGAGCTGCTTGGATTCAACTCACTGTATTTTCCTcatttgcttgaaataaaattatatataattcgtTATTTTTAGCCATGTAGGATATGCTGTGATATGCTGTAGCCATAtcttcaaatgtgtgtgtgtgtgtgtggtctacaAAGAAATGTAGAAAATACAAAAGATTACAACACTGTAGAACATCACctaattaaattagcctatatatacacataatatataaatacatgcatacatatatatatatatatatatatatacacacacacacacacacattatagctCAGATAatgtaacatatatataatataacagaaCTAAAATTCATGCAGAAACAAAGATATAAGTGCAAACTGAAAACTatacagtgacgtcaaccttggttttaCTAAGAAATAAGTTTAGTATCACAGCGAATGCTACAGCGTCATCTAGCCATAAGAACGTAACCATAACAGATACGCTttcaagtaaaataatcatatgcCTTTAAGCATTTAATAAGTTAATTAgatgtcagtaatgaacaataaggcacaaattatagcgatcatgaGTAAGGTCTTTATTCTGTTTCAAAGTGTAGAGTGAAGTGGATATACAGTATACAACACCCAATCAGTTATATTAAGGTGTATACTGCCACCTGTTGGCGCAGTTGTGTAACTTGGAGAACAACTTTAATGCCAagatcataagaaaaaaaaaagtcatgataacgagaaaacaagaatgaaaaattTGAATAATCCATAACCTCTAGGACTTCCGTACACGCGGGATTAGGACTAAGAAATGTGGTCTGTTATGCTCCCAGCAGGTGGTAGCACTGGAGTTTACCCGTTTCTTGCAGCCAGATGCAGAGGTGTGCAGCCGGAGATATCCTGATAGTTTGGATTTGCTCCACGCCTCAGCAGCAGGACGAGACACTCTATTGATCCACAGCTGAAACAACAACGACATCTTCAGAGAACCGGGTCATCAGAATATTACAAATGATCTGTTTATTTAGGAAACACCAGGAAAACACTTTATCAGGAGTTTAGGAATCTTAAAAGAACAATTAGGGAATAGATTTCAAAAGAGGAATGCACCATTTCTGTAGTTTTGTGAGAATGTGAAAAGAACTAATTCTCTTACTTGGCAGCGATATGTAGAAGGCTTCTTTTAACACGTCCAAATGCGTAGTTGACATCAAACTTCGAGTTTAAAAGCAATTCAGAAACTGAtctatgagcaaaaaaaaaaaaaaattataaaatgccaGTAAACATAACACACTTATTACATTTAGCTGTGTGGCCCAAGAGAAGTTTAAAGCAGTCGACCGCCACCAAACGTTACATCCTCTTCTTTAGCTTGCATTAAATTTACAGCTGTTGATCAGTGAGCCGCAAACACATTCTGTACTGGAATTGTTGTACTGAGGAAGCTGCAGGAGTGGgtggtgttttgtgttttactGTGTGTCTGCTTCTCTTGGCCGTCTGTTATGTCACAGGACAACGGTGACACTCACCTGTGCTGGTCAGCCATGACCATTGGCATGAGGGTGTACACGGCTGTTTCACTGtctagaagaaaacaaaaatacacatattatataacattttcttCCAAACTACTTGCAAACTGCTTTGGAAAATGGAAAATCttgtttttaatgtgaaatatagCACAATAGTATGTATAccagataataataaataaaaatgacaagtttTACAATAAAGAAAATTAATCGAGAATCACGATAGCGACAAAAGTACAATTTCCAGATATATTAAAGCCATTCATGAGTGTCATTCTACAATTCTGGCCATTGATGTTAATTATATTACTTAGTTCTGACACTTTTCTTCAGAAATAGTATCATACATCCACTAAGAGAACATAAACAATCTTACACAAATAATTGCACACCCTATTGTTCAATTTGTTTGAAATTACCTTATAATTATACCTAATAACCATATCTGCAAAGCAAATATTActcttaaaattgatttaaaacaaacattgtatattatatttaaataataatacaatacactAAAATGTAGCACGTCAGTCTGTAGTGACACACAGTagcaataaacattttatttggaaaccccctttattttttgtaatttaaaaacgTCACTATTGTTTTTCTTTATCTATGACCTGACCGGAAGTGACTTCATGCGAATCAGAGAAATACAACAAAGTCCTTTCTCTGAATACAATCTCAAGAATTAAGTAGTCATTGACCATATATGGATAGAACGGGATGAACGTGTATGGCCGTTGACAGAAATTTTTCTCGGAAAACGACATGATTAGAATGTAACAAGAGTCTCCCTGACAACCTGAGTAGTCCTCAGAAACAAGGAtttgagatagatagatagatagatagatagatagatagatagatagatagatagatagatagatagatagatagtttggcGTGACGTCTCACCTTCGGGGAGTTCCACAGTCCTCGCACGGCGCAGGGACCGCGTCAGTCGACTCAGCTGTACGTTTAATTGCTCCATCGCCCGTTCCATCATATGGGATTCAGCTCATTGAAAACACgtactcactctttctctctctatgaAAAGACAAATCCTCGTTCTCTTCCATCTGCTGTTGGCTAATGCGCCATGATCACGACTCATTCCACCGCACAATATCCCTCCATCGCGCTCTGATtcattttgggaaaatatttcCTCCTGGTGTCTTTCTTCCTGTTTTCATTGCAATGCCGTATGGGAAGTGTATTCTTTGGACAGATACACATGTAGGAGTCCGTGACGTGACGCCAGAGACGTGACGCCAACCGGTCACAAAAGTgaccttaattttatttattttatttattttttcatttataaagctcTAAAAAACCTTACTGCCTGATGTTTAAGTGCACTTCCTTCAAATTTGGGTTTAAATTCTACATGTGCAGTTTCACATGATTAGtgcaaattgtcacatgaccagagcacCTTATTTCCCGTTTGCACTTTGAGAGGATCAAAGCTGCGTCAAGGCTCCAAAACTAGAGGCTAGTGAAGTGtcttaacataaatatatgacaAAGATTTTTGGTGCACATAAACTTTAGGGTGTATAGTATAAAAATATGCATTCgcatatatttagttttgtttggtgtggtcagtgcttaatttgtaatATGTAAGGTCCTGGAACATATGGCAAATGTCTTTATGGTCTTTTATGactcttaaaatgttttttttttttttttttacttctaaaatgcttgttaaaacagtttaaataagaaaactaaataagaaatgttgtaCTGAGAACGGTACTGTAGGACATTTAATGAAAACCAAGGCTATTTTCCGcaatttacaattattatataattattattataaccataaTTCAGGATTACACCAACTTGTTccctcctattttttttt includes these proteins:
- the LOC113060043 gene encoding E3 ubiquitin-protein ligase HACE1-like isoform X3; the protein is MEGQSFFMTWCSMCLMWTWRTPWARQPYMWPARTDTRLHGQRDTAQILLLRGAKYLPDKNGVTPLDLCVQGGYGETCEILIQHHSRLFQTLIQMTQDDDIKENMLRQVLEHVSQQSDSSYQMMLTSLAEVATTNGHKLLSLSSNFEVQTKSLLRIIRIFCHVFCLGPSSPNNGKDMGYNGNKTPRNQVFKPLELLWHSLEEWLVLISTEMDKESTDATTSSSGNDIASLFLKNQEVDPSVASENPPLLLEAKSMMKTPEGCADGQDVISMIANRLSAVIQAFYMCCSCQMPHGMTSPRFIEFVCKHDEVLKCFVTRNPTIIFNHFHFLLECPELMSRFMHIIKGQPFKDRCEWFYEHLLAGQLDSDMVHRPVNENDILLVHRDSLFRSSCEVVSKSSNKKLKQGIAVRFHGEEGMGQGVVREWFDILSNEIINPDYALFTQSADGTTFQPNSNSSVNPDHLNYFGFAGQILGLALYHRQLVNIYFTRSFYKHILGIPVSYQDVSSIDPEYAKNLQWILDNDISDLGLELTFSVETDVFGTMEEVPLKPGGTAIQVTQDNKAEYVQLVTELRMTRAIQPQINAFLQGFHTFILPSLIQLFDEYELELLLSGMPEIDVMDWKKNTEYTSGYDLQEPVIQWFWEVVENLTQEERVLLLQFVTGSSRVPHGGFAFLMGGSGLQKFTIAAVPYTSNLLPTSSTCINMLKLPEYPSKDVLRDRLLVALHCGSYGYTMA